The following proteins are co-located in the Phyllostomus discolor isolate MPI-MPIP mPhyDis1 chromosome 1, mPhyDis1.pri.v3, whole genome shotgun sequence genome:
- the TPM1 gene encoding tropomyosin alpha-1 chain isoform X14, translating into MAGSSSLEAVRRKIRSLQEQADAAEERAGSLQRELDYERKLRETAEADVASLNRRIQLVEEELDRAQERLATALQKLEEAEKAADESERGMKVIESRAQKDEEKMEIQEIQLKEAKHIAEDADRKYEEVARKLVIIESDLERAEERAELSEGKCAELEEELKTVTNNLKSLEAQAEKYSQKEDKYEEEIKVLSDKLKEAETRAEFAERSVTKLEKSIDDLEDKFLCFTSPKTPSSSWMSHLSELCRLSLLQLTLVLFFSSLP; encoded by the exons ATGGCGGGGAGCAGCTCGCTGGAGGCGGTGCGGAGGAAGATCCGGAGCCTGCAAGAGCAGGCGGACGCCGCGGAGGAGCGCGCGGGCAGCTTGCAGCGCGAGCTGGACTACGAGAGGAAGCTGAGGGAGACC GCTGAAGCTGATGTAGCTTCTCTGAACAGACGCATCCAGCTGGTTGAGGAAGAGTTGGATCGAGCCCAGGAGCGtctagcaacagctttgcagaaGCTGGAGGAGGCTGAGAAGGCAGCAGATGAGAGCGAGAG AGGCATGAAAGTCATTGAAAGTCGAGCCCAAAAGgatgaggagaaaatggagatcCAGGAGATCCAACTGAAAGAGGCCAAGCACATTGCTGAAGATGCTGACCGCAAGTATGAAGAG GTGGCCCGTAAGCTGGTCATCATTGAGAGTGACCTGGAACGTGCAGAGGAGCGGGCCGAGCTCTCAGAAGG CAAATGTGCCGAGCTTGAAGAAGAGTTGAAAACTGTGACGAACAACTTGAAGTCACTGGAGGCTCAGGCTGAGAAG TACTCTCAGAAGGAAGACAAGTATGAGGAAGAGATCAAGGTCCTTTCTGACAAGCTGAAGGAG GCTGAGACTCGGGCTGAGTTTGCAGAGAGGTCAGTAACAAAATTGGAGAAGAGCATTGATGACTTAGAAG ATAAGTTTCTTTGCTTCACTTCTCCCAAGACCCCTTCGTCAAGCTGGATGTCCCACCTCTCTGAGCTCTGCCGTCTGTCTCTCCTCCAGCTGACCCTGGTTCTTTTCTTTAGCTCCCTGCCCTAG
- the TPM1 gene encoding tropomyosin alpha-1 chain isoform X20, translating to MAGSSSLEAVRRKIRSLQEQADAAEERAGSLQRELDYERKLRETAEADVASLNRRIQLVEEELDRAQERLATALQKLEEAEKAADESERGMKVIESRAQKDEEKMEIQEIQLKEAKHIAEDADRKYEEVARKLVIIESDLERAEERAELSEGKCAELEEELKTVTNNLKSLEAQAEKYSQKEDKYEEEIKVLSDKLKEAETRAEFAERSVTKLEKSIDDLEDQLYQQLEQNRRLTNQLKLALNED from the exons ATGGCGGGGAGCAGCTCGCTGGAGGCGGTGCGGAGGAAGATCCGGAGCCTGCAAGAGCAGGCGGACGCCGCGGAGGAGCGCGCGGGCAGCTTGCAGCGCGAGCTGGACTACGAGAGGAAGCTGAGGGAGACC GCTGAAGCTGATGTAGCTTCTCTGAACAGACGCATCCAGCTGGTTGAGGAAGAGTTGGATCGAGCCCAGGAGCGtctagcaacagctttgcagaaGCTGGAGGAGGCTGAGAAGGCAGCAGATGAGAGCGAGAG AGGCATGAAAGTCATTGAAAGTCGAGCCCAAAAGgatgaggagaaaatggagatcCAGGAGATCCAACTGAAAGAGGCCAAGCACATTGCTGAAGATGCTGACCGCAAGTATGAAGAG GTGGCCCGTAAGCTGGTCATCATTGAGAGTGACCTGGAACGTGCAGAGGAGCGGGCCGAGCTCTCAGAAGG CAAATGTGCCGAGCTTGAAGAAGAGTTGAAAACTGTGACGAACAACTTGAAGTCACTGGAGGCTCAGGCTGAGAAG TACTCTCAGAAGGAAGACAAGTATGAGGAAGAGATCAAGGTCCTTTCTGACAAGCTGAAGGAG GCTGAGACTCGGGCTGAGTTTGCAGAGAGGTCAGTAACAAAATTGGAGAAGAGCATTGATGACTTAGAAG ATCAACTCTACCAGCAACTTGAGCAAAACCGCCGCCTAACTAACCAACTAAAGCTGGCCCTGAATGAGGATTAA
- the TPM1 gene encoding tropomyosin alpha-1 chain isoform X18, with translation MAGSSSLEAVRRKIRSLQEQADAAEERAGSLQRELDYERKLRETAEADVASLNRRIQLVEEELDRAQERLATALQKLEEAEKAADESERGMKVIESRAQKDEEKMEIQEIQLKEAKHIAEDADRKYEEVARKLVIIESDLERAEERAELSEGQVRQLEEQLRIMDQTLKALMAAEDKYSQKEDKYEEEIKVLSDKLKEAETRAEFAERSVTKLEKSIDDLEDELYAQKLKYKAISEELDHALNDMTSM, from the exons ATGGCGGGGAGCAGCTCGCTGGAGGCGGTGCGGAGGAAGATCCGGAGCCTGCAAGAGCAGGCGGACGCCGCGGAGGAGCGCGCGGGCAGCTTGCAGCGCGAGCTGGACTACGAGAGGAAGCTGAGGGAGACC GCTGAAGCTGATGTAGCTTCTCTGAACAGACGCATCCAGCTGGTTGAGGAAGAGTTGGATCGAGCCCAGGAGCGtctagcaacagctttgcagaaGCTGGAGGAGGCTGAGAAGGCAGCAGATGAGAGCGAGAG AGGCATGAAAGTCATTGAAAGTCGAGCCCAAAAGgatgaggagaaaatggagatcCAGGAGATCCAACTGAAAGAGGCCAAGCACATTGCTGAAGATGCTGACCGCAAGTATGAAGAG GTGGCCCGTAAGCTGGTCATCATTGAGAGTGACCTGGAACGTGCAGAGGAGCGGGCCGAGCTCTCAGAAGG CCAAGTTCGACAGCTGGAAGAACAATTAAGAATAATGGATCAGACCTTGAAAGCACTAATGGCTGCAGAGGATAAG TACTCTCAGAAGGAAGACAAGTATGAGGAAGAGATCAAGGTCCTTTCTGACAAGCTGAAGGAG GCTGAGACTCGGGCTGAGTTTGCAGAGAGGTCAGTAACAAAATTGGAGAAGAGCATTGATGACTTAGAAG ACGAGCTGTATGCTCAGAAACTGAAGTACAAAGCCATCAGCGAGGAGCTGGACCACGCTCTCAACGATATGACTTCCATGTAA
- the TPM1 gene encoding tropomyosin alpha-1 chain isoform X10 — protein sequence MDAIKKKMQMLKLDKENALDRAEQAEADKKAAEDRSKQLEDELVSLQKKLKGTEDELDKYSEALKDAQEKLELAEKKATDAEADVASLNRRIQLVEEELDRAQERLATALQKLEEAEKAADESERGMKVIESRAQKDEEKMEIQEIQLKEAKHIAEDADRKYEEVARKLVIIESDLERAEERAELSEGQVRQLEEQLRIMDQTLKALMAAEDKYSQKEDKYEEEIKVLSDKLKEAETRAEFAERSVTKLEKSIDDLEDELYAQKLKYKAISEELDHALNDMTSM from the exons ATGGACGCCATCAAGAAGAAGATGCAGATGCTGAAGCTCGACAAGGAGAACGCCTTGGATCGAGCCGAGCAGGCGGAGGCCGATAAGAAGGCGGCGGAGGACAGGAGCAAGCAG CTGGAAGATGAGCTGGTGTCGCTGCAAAAGAAACTCAAGGGCACCGAAGATGAACTGGACAAATACTCCGAGGCTCTTAAAGATGCCCAGGAGAAGCTGGAGCTGGCAGAGAAAAAGGCCACCGAC GCTGAAGCTGATGTAGCTTCTCTGAACAGACGCATCCAGCTGGTTGAGGAAGAGTTGGATCGAGCCCAGGAGCGtctagcaacagctttgcagaaGCTGGAGGAGGCTGAGAAGGCAGCAGATGAGAGCGAGAG AGGCATGAAAGTCATTGAAAGTCGAGCCCAAAAGgatgaggagaaaatggagatcCAGGAGATCCAACTGAAAGAGGCCAAGCACATTGCTGAAGATGCTGACCGCAAGTATGAAGAG GTGGCCCGTAAGCTGGTCATCATTGAGAGTGACCTGGAACGTGCAGAGGAGCGGGCCGAGCTCTCAGAAGG CCAAGTTCGACAGCTGGAAGAACAATTAAGAATAATGGATCAGACCTTGAAAGCACTAATGGCTGCAGAGGATAAG TACTCTCAGAAGGAAGACAAGTATGAGGAAGAGATCAAGGTCCTTTCTGACAAGCTGAAGGAG GCTGAGACTCGGGCTGAGTTTGCAGAGAGGTCAGTAACAAAATTGGAGAAGAGCATTGATGACTTAGAAG ACGAGCTGTATGCTCAGAAACTGAAGTACAAAGCCATCAGCGAGGAGCTGGACCACGCTCTCAACGATATGACTTCCATGTAA
- the TPM1 gene encoding tropomyosin alpha-1 chain isoform X4, producing the protein MDAIKKKMQMLKLDKENALDRAEQAEADKKAAEDRSKQLEDELVSLQKKLKGTEDELDKYSEALKDAQEKLELAEKKATDAEADVASLNRRIQLVEEELDRAQERLATALQKLEEAEKAADESERGMKVIESRAQKDEEKMEIQEIQLKEAKHIAEDADRKYEEVARKLVIIESDLERAEERAELSEGKCAELEEELKTVTNNLKSLEAQAEKYSQKEDKYEEEIKVLSDKLKEAETRAEFAERSVTKLEKSIDDLEDELYAQKLKYKAISEELDHALNDMTSI; encoded by the exons ATGGACGCCATCAAGAAGAAGATGCAGATGCTGAAGCTCGACAAGGAGAACGCCTTGGATCGAGCCGAGCAGGCGGAGGCCGATAAGAAGGCGGCGGAGGACAGGAGCAAGCAG CTGGAAGATGAGCTGGTGTCGCTGCAAAAGAAACTCAAGGGCACCGAAGATGAACTGGACAAATACTCCGAGGCTCTTAAAGATGCCCAGGAGAAGCTGGAGCTGGCAGAGAAAAAGGCCACCGAC GCTGAAGCTGATGTAGCTTCTCTGAACAGACGCATCCAGCTGGTTGAGGAAGAGTTGGATCGAGCCCAGGAGCGtctagcaacagctttgcagaaGCTGGAGGAGGCTGAGAAGGCAGCAGATGAGAGCGAGAG AGGCATGAAAGTCATTGAAAGTCGAGCCCAAAAGgatgaggagaaaatggagatcCAGGAGATCCAACTGAAAGAGGCCAAGCACATTGCTGAAGATGCTGACCGCAAGTATGAAGAG GTGGCCCGTAAGCTGGTCATCATTGAGAGTGACCTGGAACGTGCAGAGGAGCGGGCCGAGCTCTCAGAAGG CAAATGTGCCGAGCTTGAAGAAGAGTTGAAAACTGTGACGAACAACTTGAAGTCACTGGAGGCTCAGGCTGAGAAG TACTCTCAGAAGGAAGACAAGTATGAGGAAGAGATCAAGGTCCTTTCTGACAAGCTGAAGGAG GCTGAGACTCGGGCTGAGTTTGCAGAGAGGTCAGTAACAAAATTGGAGAAGAGCATTGATGACTTAGAAG ACGAGCTGTATGCTCAGAAACTGAAGTACAAAGCCATCAGCGAGGAGCTGGACCACGCTCTCAACGATATGACTTCCAT ATAA
- the TPM1 gene encoding tropomyosin alpha-1 chain isoform X19, translating into MAGSSSLEAVRRKIRSLQEQADAAEERAGSLQRELDYERKLRETAEADVASLNRRIQLVEEELDRAQERLATALQKLEEAEKAADESERGMKVIESRAQKDEEKMEIQEIQLKEAKHIAEDADRKYEEVARKLVIIESDLERAEERAELSEGQVRQLEEQLRIMDQTLKALMAAEDKYSQKEDKYEEEIKVLSDKLKEAETRAEFAERSVTKLEKSIDDLEEKVAHAKEENLSMHQMLDQTLLELNNM; encoded by the exons ATGGCGGGGAGCAGCTCGCTGGAGGCGGTGCGGAGGAAGATCCGGAGCCTGCAAGAGCAGGCGGACGCCGCGGAGGAGCGCGCGGGCAGCTTGCAGCGCGAGCTGGACTACGAGAGGAAGCTGAGGGAGACC GCTGAAGCTGATGTAGCTTCTCTGAACAGACGCATCCAGCTGGTTGAGGAAGAGTTGGATCGAGCCCAGGAGCGtctagcaacagctttgcagaaGCTGGAGGAGGCTGAGAAGGCAGCAGATGAGAGCGAGAG AGGCATGAAAGTCATTGAAAGTCGAGCCCAAAAGgatgaggagaaaatggagatcCAGGAGATCCAACTGAAAGAGGCCAAGCACATTGCTGAAGATGCTGACCGCAAGTATGAAGAG GTGGCCCGTAAGCTGGTCATCATTGAGAGTGACCTGGAACGTGCAGAGGAGCGGGCCGAGCTCTCAGAAGG CCAAGTTCGACAGCTGGAAGAACAATTAAGAATAATGGATCAGACCTTGAAAGCACTAATGGCTGCAGAGGATAAG TACTCTCAGAAGGAAGACAAGTATGAGGAAGAGATCAAGGTCCTTTCTGACAAGCTGAAGGAG GCTGAGACTCGGGCTGAGTTTGCAGAGAGGTCAGTAACAAAATTGGAGAAGAGCATTGATGACTTAGAAG AGAAAGTGGCTCATGCCAAAGAAGAAAACCTTAGTATGCATCAGATGCTGGATCAGACTTTACTGGAGTTAAACAACATGTGA
- the TPM1 gene encoding tropomyosin alpha-1 chain isoform X21: MAGSSSLEAVRRKIRSLQEQADAAEERAGSLQRELDYERKLRETAEADVASLNRRIQLVEEELDRAQERLATALQKLEEAEKAADESERGMKVIESRAQKDEEKMEIQEIQLKEAKHIAEDADRKYEEVARKLVIIESDLERAEERAELSEGQVRQLEEQLRIMDQTLKALMAAEDKYSQKEDKYEEEIKVLSDKLKEAETRAEFAERSVTKLEKSIDDLEDQLYQQLEQNRRLTNQLKLALNED, encoded by the exons ATGGCGGGGAGCAGCTCGCTGGAGGCGGTGCGGAGGAAGATCCGGAGCCTGCAAGAGCAGGCGGACGCCGCGGAGGAGCGCGCGGGCAGCTTGCAGCGCGAGCTGGACTACGAGAGGAAGCTGAGGGAGACC GCTGAAGCTGATGTAGCTTCTCTGAACAGACGCATCCAGCTGGTTGAGGAAGAGTTGGATCGAGCCCAGGAGCGtctagcaacagctttgcagaaGCTGGAGGAGGCTGAGAAGGCAGCAGATGAGAGCGAGAG AGGCATGAAAGTCATTGAAAGTCGAGCCCAAAAGgatgaggagaaaatggagatcCAGGAGATCCAACTGAAAGAGGCCAAGCACATTGCTGAAGATGCTGACCGCAAGTATGAAGAG GTGGCCCGTAAGCTGGTCATCATTGAGAGTGACCTGGAACGTGCAGAGGAGCGGGCCGAGCTCTCAGAAGG CCAAGTTCGACAGCTGGAAGAACAATTAAGAATAATGGATCAGACCTTGAAAGCACTAATGGCTGCAGAGGATAAG TACTCTCAGAAGGAAGACAAGTATGAGGAAGAGATCAAGGTCCTTTCTGACAAGCTGAAGGAG GCTGAGACTCGGGCTGAGTTTGCAGAGAGGTCAGTAACAAAATTGGAGAAGAGCATTGATGACTTAGAAG ATCAACTCTACCAGCAACTTGAGCAAAACCGCCGCCTAACTAACCAACTAAAGCTGGCCCTGAATGAGGATTAA
- the TPM1 gene encoding tropomyosin alpha-1 chain isoform X16: protein MAGSSSLEAVRRKIRSLQEQADAAEERAGSLQRELDYERKLRETAEADVASLNRRIQLVEEELDRAQERLATALQKLEEAEKAADESERGMKVIESRAQKDEEKMEIQEIQLKEAKHIAEDADRKYEEVARKLVIIESDLERAEERAELSEGKCAELEEELKTVTNNLKSLEAQAEKYSQKEDKYEEEIKVLSDKLKEAETRAEFAERSVTKLEKSIDDLEDELYAQKLKYKAISEELDHALNDMTSM from the exons ATGGCGGGGAGCAGCTCGCTGGAGGCGGTGCGGAGGAAGATCCGGAGCCTGCAAGAGCAGGCGGACGCCGCGGAGGAGCGCGCGGGCAGCTTGCAGCGCGAGCTGGACTACGAGAGGAAGCTGAGGGAGACC GCTGAAGCTGATGTAGCTTCTCTGAACAGACGCATCCAGCTGGTTGAGGAAGAGTTGGATCGAGCCCAGGAGCGtctagcaacagctttgcagaaGCTGGAGGAGGCTGAGAAGGCAGCAGATGAGAGCGAGAG AGGCATGAAAGTCATTGAAAGTCGAGCCCAAAAGgatgaggagaaaatggagatcCAGGAGATCCAACTGAAAGAGGCCAAGCACATTGCTGAAGATGCTGACCGCAAGTATGAAGAG GTGGCCCGTAAGCTGGTCATCATTGAGAGTGACCTGGAACGTGCAGAGGAGCGGGCCGAGCTCTCAGAAGG CAAATGTGCCGAGCTTGAAGAAGAGTTGAAAACTGTGACGAACAACTTGAAGTCACTGGAGGCTCAGGCTGAGAAG TACTCTCAGAAGGAAGACAAGTATGAGGAAGAGATCAAGGTCCTTTCTGACAAGCTGAAGGAG GCTGAGACTCGGGCTGAGTTTGCAGAGAGGTCAGTAACAAAATTGGAGAAGAGCATTGATGACTTAGAAG ACGAGCTGTATGCTCAGAAACTGAAGTACAAAGCCATCAGCGAGGAGCTGGACCACGCTCTCAACGATATGACTTCCATGTAA
- the TPM1 gene encoding tropomyosin alpha-1 chain isoform X15: MAGSSSLEAVRRKIRSLQEQADAAEERAGSLQRELDYERKLRETAEADVASLNRRIQLVEEELDRAQERLATALQKLEEAEKAADESERGMKVIESRAQKDEEKMEIQEIQLKEAKHIAEDADRKYEEVARKLVIIESDLERAEERAELSEGQVRQLEEQLRIMDQTLKALMAAEDKYSQKEDKYEEEIKVLSDKLKEAETRAEFAERSVTKLEKSIDDLEDKFLCFTSPKTPSSSWMSHLSELCRLSLLQLTLVLFFSSLP, from the exons ATGGCGGGGAGCAGCTCGCTGGAGGCGGTGCGGAGGAAGATCCGGAGCCTGCAAGAGCAGGCGGACGCCGCGGAGGAGCGCGCGGGCAGCTTGCAGCGCGAGCTGGACTACGAGAGGAAGCTGAGGGAGACC GCTGAAGCTGATGTAGCTTCTCTGAACAGACGCATCCAGCTGGTTGAGGAAGAGTTGGATCGAGCCCAGGAGCGtctagcaacagctttgcagaaGCTGGAGGAGGCTGAGAAGGCAGCAGATGAGAGCGAGAG AGGCATGAAAGTCATTGAAAGTCGAGCCCAAAAGgatgaggagaaaatggagatcCAGGAGATCCAACTGAAAGAGGCCAAGCACATTGCTGAAGATGCTGACCGCAAGTATGAAGAG GTGGCCCGTAAGCTGGTCATCATTGAGAGTGACCTGGAACGTGCAGAGGAGCGGGCCGAGCTCTCAGAAGG CCAAGTTCGACAGCTGGAAGAACAATTAAGAATAATGGATCAGACCTTGAAAGCACTAATGGCTGCAGAGGATAAG TACTCTCAGAAGGAAGACAAGTATGAGGAAGAGATCAAGGTCCTTTCTGACAAGCTGAAGGAG GCTGAGACTCGGGCTGAGTTTGCAGAGAGGTCAGTAACAAAATTGGAGAAGAGCATTGATGACTTAGAAG ATAAGTTTCTTTGCTTCACTTCTCCCAAGACCCCTTCGTCAAGCTGGATGTCCCACCTCTCTGAGCTCTGCCGTCTGTCTCTCCTCCAGCTGACCCTGGTTCTTTTCTTTAGCTCCCTGCCCTAG
- the TPM1 gene encoding tropomyosin alpha-1 chain isoform X17 produces the protein MAGSSSLEAVRRKIRSLQEQADAAEERAGSLQRELDYERKLRETAEADVASLNRRIQLVEEELDRAQERLATALQKLEEAEKAADESERGMKVIESRAQKDEEKMEIQEIQLKEAKHIAEDADRKYEEVARKLVIIESDLERAEERAELSEGKCAELEEELKTVTNNLKSLEAQAEKYSQKEDKYEEEIKVLSDKLKEAETRAEFAERSVTKLEKSIDDLEEKVAHAKEENLSMHQMLDQTLLELNNM, from the exons ATGGCGGGGAGCAGCTCGCTGGAGGCGGTGCGGAGGAAGATCCGGAGCCTGCAAGAGCAGGCGGACGCCGCGGAGGAGCGCGCGGGCAGCTTGCAGCGCGAGCTGGACTACGAGAGGAAGCTGAGGGAGACC GCTGAAGCTGATGTAGCTTCTCTGAACAGACGCATCCAGCTGGTTGAGGAAGAGTTGGATCGAGCCCAGGAGCGtctagcaacagctttgcagaaGCTGGAGGAGGCTGAGAAGGCAGCAGATGAGAGCGAGAG AGGCATGAAAGTCATTGAAAGTCGAGCCCAAAAGgatgaggagaaaatggagatcCAGGAGATCCAACTGAAAGAGGCCAAGCACATTGCTGAAGATGCTGACCGCAAGTATGAAGAG GTGGCCCGTAAGCTGGTCATCATTGAGAGTGACCTGGAACGTGCAGAGGAGCGGGCCGAGCTCTCAGAAGG CAAATGTGCCGAGCTTGAAGAAGAGTTGAAAACTGTGACGAACAACTTGAAGTCACTGGAGGCTCAGGCTGAGAAG TACTCTCAGAAGGAAGACAAGTATGAGGAAGAGATCAAGGTCCTTTCTGACAAGCTGAAGGAG GCTGAGACTCGGGCTGAGTTTGCAGAGAGGTCAGTAACAAAATTGGAGAAGAGCATTGATGACTTAGAAG AGAAAGTGGCTCATGCCAAAGAAGAAAACCTTAGTATGCATCAGATGCTGGATCAGACTTTACTGGAGTTAAACAACATGTGA
- the TPM1 gene encoding tropomyosin alpha-1 chain isoform X5, which produces MDAIKKKMQMLKLDKENALDRAEQAEADKKAAEDRSKQLEDELVSLQKKLKGTEDELDKYSEALKDAQEKLELAEKKATDAEADVASLNRRIQLVEEELDRAQERLATALQKLEEAEKAADESERGMKVIESRAQKDEEKMEIQEIQLKEAKHIAEDADRKYEEVARKLVIIESDLERAEERAELSEGKCAELEEELKTVTNNLKSLEAQAEKYSQKEDKYEEEIKVLSDKLKEAETRAEFAERSVTKLEKSIDDLEDELYAQKLKYKAISEELDHALNDMTSM; this is translated from the exons ATGGACGCCATCAAGAAGAAGATGCAGATGCTGAAGCTCGACAAGGAGAACGCCTTGGATCGAGCCGAGCAGGCGGAGGCCGATAAGAAGGCGGCGGAGGACAGGAGCAAGCAG CTGGAAGATGAGCTGGTGTCGCTGCAAAAGAAACTCAAGGGCACCGAAGATGAACTGGACAAATACTCCGAGGCTCTTAAAGATGCCCAGGAGAAGCTGGAGCTGGCAGAGAAAAAGGCCACCGAC GCTGAAGCTGATGTAGCTTCTCTGAACAGACGCATCCAGCTGGTTGAGGAAGAGTTGGATCGAGCCCAGGAGCGtctagcaacagctttgcagaaGCTGGAGGAGGCTGAGAAGGCAGCAGATGAGAGCGAGAG AGGCATGAAAGTCATTGAAAGTCGAGCCCAAAAGgatgaggagaaaatggagatcCAGGAGATCCAACTGAAAGAGGCCAAGCACATTGCTGAAGATGCTGACCGCAAGTATGAAGAG GTGGCCCGTAAGCTGGTCATCATTGAGAGTGACCTGGAACGTGCAGAGGAGCGGGCCGAGCTCTCAGAAGG CAAATGTGCCGAGCTTGAAGAAGAGTTGAAAACTGTGACGAACAACTTGAAGTCACTGGAGGCTCAGGCTGAGAAG TACTCTCAGAAGGAAGACAAGTATGAGGAAGAGATCAAGGTCCTTTCTGACAAGCTGAAGGAG GCTGAGACTCGGGCTGAGTTTGCAGAGAGGTCAGTAACAAAATTGGAGAAGAGCATTGATGACTTAGAAG ACGAGCTGTATGCTCAGAAACTGAAGTACAAAGCCATCAGCGAGGAGCTGGACCACGCTCTCAACGATATGACTTCCATGTAA